The sequence below is a genomic window from Chondrinema litorale.
ACAAAAAATTCAAAAAAAAACTTAATTAAATACACAATTACTTACTTTTTTTTGAATTAGATAATGAAAGAAAATGTTCAAATTATTAAAGAGACTTACTTAAACCAAGCAACGGAAATATACAACAAAAAATAGCATATTGTACAATTATTACTACTAATAATACAATTTTTTATTACACAATTGATTTATATTTTTGTAAATTGTATATGTCCTTACCTTACATACTAACACTACTATTTAAACTAATCTTACACATACACTATCGCTCTGACTTTAACCAATAATTAGCTTTATTACACCAGATAATTTTTTCGCAAACCATGAAAATGTTAAATAATTTGAATTCCTCTTTTGTGCAAGATCAACGAGACCATATTATTAATTCAGAATGGCTAGAAACTAGTGGTTTAGGTACTTGGGCGGCAAGCTCTGTCAGTGGTATTAACACTAATCGAAATCATGGACTACTTATTACTAAAAATAGTGAAGGGAAAACTTTCTCTTTATTATCTAAACTAGAAGAATGTGTAATAAGCAACGGTAAGAAATCTCATCTTTCCGCCAATCAGTATCCCGGCACTTTTTATCCTAAAGGATATGAGTATTTACATGCATTTTCGAAAGATTTATTTCCAGAATTTATCTTTCAGGTAGACGATATTATAATTCATAAAACTATTGCTGCTATTCATGGTACAAATTCTATAGTAGTAAAATATACTTTGCTAGAAGGCCCAGAAGATGTACAAATGTCTCTCTTACCTTTAATTACCAGCAGAAGTATTAAAGAGCTTACTTACCAGAATGATGCAATAAACGCTAAGGCTTTTTTCTTAGATAATTCATTTAGCCATCAGGCATATAAAAACAATCCAACTTTACATATCAGTTTTGGGCATAGCTATGTATCATACAAAGCGCAACCCCAATGGTATAATAATTTTGAGTATGAAGCTCAACACCAAAATGGTGAGTTTTATAGAGAAGACATGTTTTCTCCAGGTGAGTTTACAGTAAACTTGCACAAAGATTACCCTGTAGGAATTATTATTTCTACAGAAAAACAAGAGCACTCTAATCCGCTTGAGCTTTTCAAAAAAGAAAGAAACAGAAGAATTGAGCTCACAGCAGATGCCCAGACAAATTATGAAAGACTTTTAAGATTAGCGGCAGATCAGTTTGTAATAAAAAATTCAAACGATAATCTTGCAATAGCTGCCAGCTATTTCGATAGTGAAATTAAAAGCCGAGAAAATGTAATTGGACTTACTGGTATTCTTATAAGCACAGGTAGATTTGATGAAGCACGTGAGTTGTTATCTACCTTAAAAAATTCTATCAGAAAGGGATTATTACCAGAGTTTTTTGATGAGAATTCTCGTGTTTATAAATCTGCCGATACAAGCCTTTGGTTTTTTGATGCAGTATATCAATACTTTAAACAGACAGAAGACACCGATTTCATTTATAATGAAATGATGCCGGTATTGAAAGATATTATTGCTTGGTTCTTAAAAGGCACCAACAACAACATTTGTGTAGACTCTGATGGACTGATAATAGCAGGAACTTCTGATGAGCCAGCAACTTGGATGAATGCACAAATTGATGGCTGGGCAATTACCCCTCGTGCAGGCAAAGCTGTAGAAATAAATGCACTTTGGTTTAATGCGCTTAAAGTTTATGCTTACTTCCTCGATTTAGATGGTGTTAAAAGTGAGATGCATGTAATCAACGATCTTACAGAAAACATCCAAAAAAGATTTAAAGAAGTATTCTGGAACAAAGCAGGAAAATGTCTTTACGACTTAGTTGATGAAAATAATATTCTAAATGATAGAATAAGACCTAATCAGATTTTTGCGATTAGTTTATCTTTTCCAGTATTATCAGAGAAAAAAGCCAAAATGGTTTTAGATACAATAGAGCAAAGACTAGTAACCGATTATGGTATTAAAACATTATGCTCAGATGCTTTAGGTTTTAAACCTAAATACGAAGGCAATGAGAATGAAAGAAAGCTTGCTTACCACGAAGGCACAGTTTGGAACTGGTTAATGGGTTCTTACATTGATGCATTAATTAAACTACAAGGAAAAACTGGTAAAGCAAAAGCAAAGGTTTTCTTCAACAATTTTAAGCACCATTTGGATACTGCATGTGTGGGTAATATTTCTGAGCTATTTAACGCTACTGAAGATTACACACCAAATGGTTCGCACGCATACTCTTTAAGCGTAGCAGAAATTCTGAGAGTGGGTATTAAGTATAACCTCTTTAGTTCTGAAGAACACAGTGAAGTTGAAGACGAAGAAAGAAATATTCTAGGTTATGCAGAATACGATGAGGTAAAACTTAGCTCATACATTCAAGATAATGACGAAATGGAAGATGAAGAAGTTCTTGCTGAGCAAGAAGAAGAGCTCTCGAATTTCAACAATCCGTTTTCTATCATATCTGCATTTAGAAGTCCAGGTAGTAAATTTTCCAGACTTTTCTCATTATATAATTTCGGATAAAAAATATAAAAGCAAAAAAAAGCTGCTGAGTTAAAATTCAGCAGCTTTTTTTATTTATTATCAATTGAGATTCTTCTTTTCTTACTTACTCAGATTTCTTATTCTCTTCCATTGTTTCTACTGGGTCACCCCCATTTAACATTTTAGAAACTTGTATATATGGTCCTGTTACAATCTGGTCACCTTCAGCCAATCCGCTTGTAATTTGGATATGGTCAAAATCACTAATACCAGTTTGTACTTCAACCATTTCTACAGAATCTGCCACTACTCTAAAAACTACTTCTTTTATTTTGTCTTCTTTTTTTGCAGTATTACTAGTGTTTTGTCCCGGTCTTTCTTCGTTTACATTACTCTTTTTATCTTCTCTAGTAGTTACAGCAGAAAGTGCTACACCTAATATATTTTTCTTTTCTTCAGTAATGATGTCTACACTTGCCGTCATGCCTGGTCTAAATGGAGAAGTTGTTGGCGTAATTGCTGCTTCAATTTTATCATTGTTCATCAACTCTTTGTAGGCTTCATCAGAAATCAAAATTTTAACTTCAAATTCAGTAACCTGATCTCCAACACCCGCAGTAGCAGACTCATTAGCAGAGTTTGCAATTGCTGAAACAATCCCTTTAAATTCTACTCCCATATAAGAGTAAGCATCAACATCTATTATTGCGGTATCACCTTTTGTTACTCTAATAATATCGTTTTCATTCACATTTACTCTAACTTCCATTTGGTTAAGGTTGGCAATTCTAAGCATTTCGGTACCTTGCATTTGTTGCGTACCTACTACTCTTTCACCTTTTTCTACCAAAAGCTTAGTTACTATACCTCCCATTGGAGCATAAATCTCTGTATAACCAAGGTTTTCTCTCGCTTCTTTTACGCTAGCCTCTGCACTTTTTACAGTGTATAGTGCAGCTTCTACACTTTGTTCGGCAGCTTCGTAATCTGCTTTACCACTCTCAAATGTGGCGAATACATTATCGTAATCTTGCTGAGAAATGGCTTTTTGATTAAAGAGTTTTTCATTTCTATCAAAATCGCGCTTGGCAGCTTCGTACTGTGCTTTAGATTGTGCAAGTCTTGCCTTAGATTGTGCGTAATTTGCTTTTTGCGTATTTAATGTAGCAATGGTTCTATCTAATGAAGACAGCAGGTTGTCAGGATTTAATTTTAACAATAACTGTCCTTGAACTACAGAATCTCCTTCTTCAATAAAAATTTCAGTAATTTCACCTGCTACCTGCGGACTAATAGTGACTTCTTCTACAGGTTCTACTTTTCCTGATGCGCTAACTTTTTCTACAATAGTGACTAGTTCCGCTGTTCCAAATACTACTTTTTTTGCTTTTTTATTCCCTATCCAACCTTGTTGTTTACCTATATATCCACCACCTAGAAGTAAGACAAACACGGTAACAAAAATAAAAATGAGTTTCTTGTTCGAGTTTTTTTTTGCCATGGCACTTGTTAATTTTCTGAATTCATTTTATAAGTAGTCAATTATCAAAGAATATTACATTGATGTAAAAAAATATTTATAAAATGATTTTTAATGGTAATTTAAATATGCACAAATATTTTAGTTGCTAAATTACATTAAAGCCAGATATAAAATAAGCTTATTGCATGAATGGAAAGATTCTATTTTAAAAGGTATAGTTTTAAGTCTATCACAATTATTTGTAAGGTTTTGAGGTAAAAAACTAAAGAATTGGATATCCTATACTTAAAAAGAAAAAGCCCTTACGTCTTAAATAAGAGGTAAGGGCAAAATTAAACTATCACAGAAATTCTTATTTATCCCACCAAACTGGTGTATCTAAATTATCAGCAGATTCTACTACTGAATAATTTTCACTATTATTATCTCTCTCTGTTGTTGGATAACCTTGTCTAACTGGAATTTTCCCACTTTCGTTAAGCGCTGCCGAAGCTGGCTCTAATGCAGGATAACCAGTTCGTCTCCATTCTGTCCATGCTTCGTAACCATTTAGGTATAGAGCCACCCATTTTTGGTTTCCAATTAATTCTAATGCATTGTCTGCATCAAAAGCCACTTCGCTATTAGATACAAATCCATCAAAGCTATCTCCTACTCCATACTGATCTAATGAAGCCTGAATTGCCTGATAATAATAATCTTCTACACTTCCATCTATCCAGCCTAACTCAGCTGCTTCAGCCATAGAGAATAAAACTTGAGCAGCTGTATAAATATAAGTTGGTGTATCTTGGCCTCTAAAAGCATCTCCTAAAAATGATACATCGGAGTTAGAAATACCACCTGCTACTGCTTCTGAAACTCCGTAAGTCATACCAACATATTCAGAATATTGAGACGATTCCGTACCATTGGCAAAAACAGGTAACCTTGGGTCCATTTCAACATCCATCATTCCACCATTTTCTGTGCTTTGCA
It includes:
- a CDS encoding amylo-alpha-1,6-glucosidase, which encodes MKMLNNLNSSFVQDQRDHIINSEWLETSGLGTWAASSVSGINTNRNHGLLITKNSEGKTFSLLSKLEECVISNGKKSHLSANQYPGTFYPKGYEYLHAFSKDLFPEFIFQVDDIIIHKTIAAIHGTNSIVVKYTLLEGPEDVQMSLLPLITSRSIKELTYQNDAINAKAFFLDNSFSHQAYKNNPTLHISFGHSYVSYKAQPQWYNNFEYEAQHQNGEFYREDMFSPGEFTVNLHKDYPVGIIISTEKQEHSNPLELFKKERNRRIELTADAQTNYERLLRLAADQFVIKNSNDNLAIAASYFDSEIKSRENVIGLTGILISTGRFDEARELLSTLKNSIRKGLLPEFFDENSRVYKSADTSLWFFDAVYQYFKQTEDTDFIYNEMMPVLKDIIAWFLKGTNNNICVDSDGLIIAGTSDEPATWMNAQIDGWAITPRAGKAVEINALWFNALKVYAYFLDLDGVKSEMHVINDLTENIQKRFKEVFWNKAGKCLYDLVDENNILNDRIRPNQIFAISLSFPVLSEKKAKMVLDTIEQRLVTDYGIKTLCSDALGFKPKYEGNENERKLAYHEGTVWNWLMGSYIDALIKLQGKTGKAKAKVFFNNFKHHLDTACVGNISELFNATEDYTPNGSHAYSLSVAEILRVGIKYNLFSSEEHSEVEDEERNILGYAEYDEVKLSSYIQDNDEMEDEEVLAEQEEELSNFNNPFSIISAFRSPGSKFSRLFSLYNFG
- a CDS encoding efflux RND transporter periplasmic adaptor subunit, which translates into the protein MAKKNSNKKLIFIFVTVFVLLLGGGYIGKQQGWIGNKKAKKVVFGTAELVTIVEKVSASGKVEPVEEVTISPQVAGEITEIFIEEGDSVVQGQLLLKLNPDNLLSSLDRTIATLNTQKANYAQSKARLAQSKAQYEAAKRDFDRNEKLFNQKAISQQDYDNVFATFESGKADYEAAEQSVEAALYTVKSAEASVKEARENLGYTEIYAPMGGIVTKLLVEKGERVVGTQQMQGTEMLRIANLNQMEVRVNVNENDIIRVTKGDTAIIDVDAYSYMGVEFKGIVSAIANSANESATAGVGDQVTEFEVKILISDEAYKELMNNDKIEAAITPTTSPFRPGMTASVDIITEEKKNILGVALSAVTTREDKKSNVNEERPGQNTSNTAKKEDKIKEVVFRVVADSVEMVEVQTGISDFDHIQITSGLAEGDQIVTGPYIQVSKMLNGGDPVETMEENKKSE